The sequence below is a genomic window from Microbacterium sp. SORGH_AS_0888.
TCGATCGCGACGTCGTCCGGCGCGAGCCCGGCGGCCCCGGCCACCGTGACCGGCGTCGGGGGCTCGCCGAGCACCCGCAGCCGCCACCGTCGCGTCCGCCGAGGCTCCGCAGGCGCAGCGACCGACTGCCCGCCGACGACGAACACGGCGTCGTCGACCATCTCCTCGAGCTCTGCGAGCACGTGGCTGGACACGAGGACCGTGCGGCCGGCGTCCGCGAAGGAGCGCAGCAGCAGGCGCAGATCGATCCGCGCCTGGGGGTCGAGGCCGGAGGCGGGTTCGTCCAGGAGCAGCACCTGCGGGTCGTGCACGAGCGCGCGGGCGAGTCCGAGCCGCTGCTTCTGCCCGCGCGAGAGCACCCGCGCGGGCGCGTTCTGGAGCGCGTCCAGCCCCACCCGCTCGAGCAGCGCGAGCGCCCGGGCCTGCGCCTGGGAACGCGGCATCCCGTACAGCCGCCCGGTGTAGACGAGGGTCTCGCGGGCGCTCAGCGCCGCCCAGGCCCCGAGCGCATCGGGCATCCACCCCACGGCGCGCCGCACGCCCGCCGGGTCGGTCACGGGGTCGGCGCCGGCGATCCGGATGTGGCCGGCATCCGGCTGCAGGAGCGAGGCGAGCATGAGCAGCAGGGTCGTCTTCCCCGCCCCGTTGGGACCCACGAGCCCCGTGATGCGGCCGGGATACGCCGAGAGCGTGATGCCACGCACGGCCGCCACCCGCCCGAACGACCTGCGTACATCGATCACGTCGATTCCCGGGGTCACGTCCCCACCCTATGCGCAGGCTGTGTCCGCGGGCGAGCGCCGCACGTGGGTCACGGACGGCCGAACGCCGCGGCACCCAGGTCCGGGTGGTCGACGAAGACCCCGTCGATGCCGGCGTCGCGCATCCGCGTCCACTCGGCGGCGTAGTCGCCGAAGCGGGCCGGGTCCTCGCCCCGCCGGAAGCGCGACTCGAGGAAGCGGTTCTCCGGCCGGGCGGTCCACGCGTAGACGAGCAGGCCGCGAGCGTGCGCATCGGCGACCAGGCGCGCACCGGCGTCCCCCAGCACGATCGCCTTGTCGAGGCTGATGCCCTCGACCTCGTCCGCGAGCCGCTCGAGGCCCGAGGGGGAGATCATCTCGCGGTAGGTCGGCGCCGCGGCCCCCCGGGCGAGCAGCAGGTCGACGGGCGCGCCCTCGGCCTCGACGAGCTGCACGAACGTCGCGGGCAGCCCCGCCGCCCGGAGCTCGGCGAGGACGGTCGGCTCGAACGACTCGACGACGAGACGCTCCGCGTCGCCCCACCAGCCGGCCGAACGGATCGCGTCGGAGACGAGAGACGCCGGGTCCAGGCCGATCGTCGCGAAGTACGCGGCGTGCTTGACCTCGAGCACGAGCCGGATGTCGCGACCCGCGGCATCGAGCAGGTCCAGCAGATCGGTCAGCCGCAGCATCGGCTGCTCGTCGTCGTGCGCGGCGGAACCCGGACGCAGGTGCGGCAGGCGCTCACGGCACCGCAGCGTCGACAGCTGCTCCCACGTGAAGTCCTCCGTGAACCAGCCCGTGAGCTCGACACCGGCGAACGACCGCGTACGCCTCAGGTGCGCAAACTCCGGCCGGTCGGCGACATCCGTCGTCGTCGAGATCTCGTTCTCGTGGCGGACCACCAGGACGCCGTCACGGCTCGGCACGACATCGGGCTCGACCGCATCCACCCCGTGCGCGATCGCGAGCTCGTAGGAGGCGCGCGTGTGCTCGGGCAGGTAGCCGGGCGCACCGCGGTGGCCGATGACGAGAGGACGCATCGGCGCACACGCTACCGCAGCCCGTCGACATCGCCGTGGGGGCGCCGCCGACGGTACCCGTGGCTCAAAGCTCCCTCACAGCATCTGCCAGAGTCACCGCGGAAACACTGGGCTAACCTGGGGGGGTGCAGCACCGTGCTGCCACCGGAACCTGGAGTGTGATCGAGACCATGGCCTCGTCCAACCCCGCATTCAACAACCCCGCCTTCCAAGAGAAGGGCGCCTCCCGTGTCGGGCTGACGCCGCCCGCCGCGGTCGACGCCGCCGCGACCGCGCAGCTCGAGGGCGCGTTCGCCGCTCCGCCCGCCGGCTCCGTGCAGACCGGTCGCATGACGGTCGAGGACACGGTCTACAAGACGATCGGCCTGTTCGCGATCCTCCTCGTCGGCGCGGTCGCCGGCTGGCTGTGGTCGATGTCGACCGTGACCCGCACCGGCGGCACGCCCTCCATGGCGCCGTGGATCATCGGCGGCCTCGGAGGCTTCGTCCTGGCGATGGTCGTGATCTTCGGCTCGCGCACCAAGGTCCGCCCGGCGCTCATCTTCGCCTACGCGGCCTTCGAGGGCCTGTTCGTCGGCGCGATCTCGTCGTTCTTCGAGTTCATCTGGCCCGGCATCGTCCTGCAGGCGACGCTCGCGACCCTCGTGGTGGTGGGCGTGACGCTCGCCCTCTTCGCGAGCGGCAAGATCCGGGCCTCCAAGCGGGCCACGAAGATCTTCCTGATCGCGATGGTCGGCTACCTCGTGTTGCTCGCTCGTGAACGTCGTCCTCATGATGTTCGGCGTGCTCAACAGCACGAACGGCGGCGGCTTCGGCATGCTCTCCGACGTGCGCATCGCGGGCATCCCGCTGGGCCTCATCATCGGCGTGTTCGTCGTCATCATGGCCGCGTACTCGCTCGTGCTCGACTTCGACTCGATCCAGCAGGGCGTGCGCAACGGCGCTCCCCGTCAGTTCGGGTGGATGGGCGCCTTCGGCATCATGGTCACGGTCGTGTGGCTCTACCTCGAGATCCTGCGGATCCTCGCGATCCTCCGCGGCAACAACTGACCGCATCCCTCACCACAGAATCAGGCCATCTCGCCAGGACAGGCCGCTTCGCTTCGCGAAGCTCCTGATCCGGCGAGATGGCCTGATCTGGTTTCGAGCCCTCTCGGGCGTGAGGCGACCCCGGGGGGGTCACTCCCACTCGATGGTCCCCGGGGGCTTGGACGTCACGTCGAGCACGACGCGGTTGACCTCGCGCACCTCGTTCGTGATGCGGTTGGAGATCTTCGACAGCACGTCGTAGGGCAGGCGGGTCCAGTCCGCCGTCATGGCGTCCTCGCTCGAGACCGGGCGCAGCACGATCGGGTGTCCGTAGGTGCGGCCGTCCCCCTGCACGCCGACCGACCGGACATCGGCCAGCAGCACGACCGGGCACTGCCAGATCTCGCCGTCGAGCCCCGCCTTCGTCAGCTCCTCGCGGGCGATGGCGTCGGCGTCACGCAGGATCTCGAGACGAGAAGCGGTGACCTCACCCACGATCCGGATGCCGAGGCCCGGCCCCGGAAACGGCTGGCGCGCCACGATCTCCTCCGGCAGCCCCAGCTCGCGACCGATGGCGCGCACCTCGTCCTTGAAGAGCGTGCGCAGCGGCTCGACGAGCTCGAACTGCAGGTCTTCGGGGAGGCCGCCCACGTTGTGGTGGCTCTTGATGTTCGCGGTGCCCGTGCCGCCGCCGGACTCCACGACGTCCGGGTAGAGCGTGCCCTGCACGAGGAAGCGGATCGGATCGCCCTCGGCCGCGGCCTCGGCGATGAGCTCCTGCTGCACCTTCTCGAAGGCGCGGATGAACTCGCGACCGATGATCTTGCGCTTCTGCTCCGGGTCGCTGACGCCGGCGAGCGCCGTGAGGAACGTCTCCCGGGCGTCGACCGTGATGAGGCGCACACCGGTCGAGGCGACGTAGTCGTTCTCGACCTGCTCGCGCTCGCCCTTGCGGAGGAGCCCGTGATCGATGAACACCGCCACGAGCTGGTCGCCCACGGCCTCGTGCACGAGCGCCGTCGAGACGGCGGAGTCGACGCCGCCCGAGAGGGCGGACAGCACGCGGCCGGTGCCGACCTGCTCGCGGATGCGGGCGACCTGCTCCGCGATGACGTTTCCGCTGTTCCAGTCGGCGGGCAGCCCCGCGGCCTTGTGGAGGAAGTTCACGAGGACGTCCTGGCCGTAGTCGGAGTGCTTGACCTCCGGGTGCCACTGCACGCCGTAGAAGCACTTCTCTGCGTTCCCGAACGCGGCGACCGGGGTCGCGGCGGTCGACGCGAGCACCTCGAAACCCTCGGGGGCGGCGGCGACCTGGTCGCCGTGACTCATCCACACGTTCTGCTCGTTCGGCTGGCCGCCGAGGAGGACGCCGCCGTCGTTCGCGATCACGGCATCGGTCGCGCCGTACTCGCGCAGTCCCGTGTTGGCCACGGTGCCGCCCAGCTGCTGCGCCATGACCTGGAAGCCGTAGCAGATGCCGAGCGTCGGGATGCCGAGCTGCAGGATGCCGGGGTCGAGGGTCGGCGCGCCCGGCTCGTACACCGAGGACGGCCCGCCCGACAGCACGAGGGCGACGGGATCCTTGGCCCGGATGTCGTCGGCCGTGGCCGTGTGCGGGACGATCTCGCTGTACACCCCCGCCTCGCGGACGCGGCGGGCGATCAGCTGCGCGTACTGCGCGCCGAAGTCGATCACCAGGACGGGGCGCTGGGAGGTTTCGGTCTGCTCGGTCACCGGGCTTCTCTCTGGGTCGGGTCAGGGGTGTTCGGCGGCCTGCGGCAGCGGGGCGGCCGCGGCCTCGCGCTCGGCCAGGTAGCGCCGCACGGCGCGCGCGACGAAGGCCTCGAGGAAGAAGGACAGCAGCGGCACGACGCCGCCGAGCGCCAGCAGGATGAAGCGCAGGAACTGCCAGCGCATGAGGCTCCACACGCGGAAGCAGCTGAACAGGTAGACGACGTAGAACCACCCGTGCGCGATGAGGATGAACATCGACAGGTTGAAGCCGTCGCCCGTGGACTCATGACCGGAAGCGGTCTCCACCACGGGCGCCCACCAGAGCGCGCCGCCGGAGCCGCCGGCGAAGAGCTCGTAGCCGAGCGCATACTTCACGACCATCTCGGCGACGAGCAGGAGCAGCATGGTTCCGGTGATGATGGAGCACACCTGGTAGAACCGGAGCGCGCCACGGATCGCCGGGAACGAGGCGAGCTTCGGGGCAGGAGGCATGACCTCCAGTCTAGCCTCGCGGGGCGTCGCCCTCCGGCTCGAGCTCCTCGAGCTCCTTCTCCCATGCGTCCTTCGCCAGCCGGTACCAGAGGTAGAACGCGAAGCCCGCGAACACCGCCCACTCGGCCGCGTAGAAGATGTTGAGCCAGTTCACGCCCGAGCCGGTCTGGGGCGCCGGCGACGAGATCTCCACGAGTCCGGGCGAGGTCGCGTCCGAGACGAGGAACGGCCGGTACACGTCGAGCCCTGCGATGTCGTGCCAGCGGCTGAGCAGCGCGGCCGGGGACATCCGCGACAGGTCCTGGGGGTCCGCCTCCGGCGGTGCGACGGGCCCCTCGTCGGAGACCAGGCGTCCGGTGACGGTCACGACGGCGTGCGGGTCGAGGCCCGTCTCCAGCGCGGCCGCGGCGGCATCCGCATCCTGCCTCGTGGCCGCCCAGCCGAGGGCCACGGCGATCGAGGTGGGGGCGGCGACGCCGTCGCGGCGCAGCTGGCCGGTGACCCAGAAGCCCTGCACGTTGTCGTTGAACCGCGACGACACGACGATGAAGTCGCCCGCAACGAAGGTCCCGCTCACGCTGACCCGCTGTCCGACGAGCGGCTCCGGAAGGTAGGCGCCGGGCGTCACGACGTCGTCGATCGGCTGCACCTGCTCGGTCGCCCCCTCCTCGCGCGGCGCGGTGTCGACCGCGCGCGCCAGCTGCCACTGGCCGAGCCAGGCGAACACGCCCGCCACCACCAGGCACAGCGCGAGCATCGCGAGCCAGCGGGGGCGGAGCATGACCTCCCGGAGCGTCGGCGGAAAGACCTCCGCCGGCTCCGCGGCCCCCGATGGCGTGTCGGTCACGACCCGTAGGGCGCGACGACGACCTCGACCCGCTGGAACTCCTTGAGCTCGGAGTAGCCGGTCGTCGCCATGGACTTGCGCAACGCCCCGATCAGGTTGGCGGTGCCGTCGGCGACCGGGGCCGGGCCGTAGAGGATCTCCTCGAGCGGCGCGACCTGCGCGACGCGCGCGCGGCGCCCGCGCGGGAGCTTCGGGTGGTGCGCCTCGGGGCCCCAGTGGTAGCCGTGGCCGGGCGCATCTGTGGCTCGGGCGAGCGCGACCCCGAGCATCACCGCATCCGCGCCCATCGCGAGCGCCTTCACGATGTCGCCCGAGGTGCCGACTCCGCCGTCCGCGATGACGTGCACATAGCGACCGCCGGACTCGTCGAGGTAGTCGCGGCGGGCGCCGGCGACGTCTGCGACCGCGGTCGCCATCGGCGCGTGGATGCCGAGCGTCGCCCGGGTCGTCGAGGTCGCTCCCCCGCCGAAGCCGACCAGGACGCCGGCCGCCCCGGTCCGCATCAGGTGGAGGGCGGCGGTGTAGGTCGCGGCGCCGCCGACGATGACGGGGACGTCGAGGTCGTAGATGAACTTCTTGAGGTTCAGCGGCGCGGCGACGCTCGAGACGTGCTCGGCCGACACGGTCGTGCCCCGGATGACGAACAGGTCGACGCCGGCGGCGACGACGGTCTCGTACAGCTCCTGCGTGCGCTGGGGCGTGAGCGAGCCGGCGACCGTCACGCCCGCGGCCCGGATCTCGGCGAGGCGGTCGCGCACGAGCTCGGGCTTGATCGGCTCGGCGTACAGCTCCTGCATGCGCCTCGTCGCGCCGTCGTCGGGCAGGGCGGCGATCTCGGCGAGGATCGGCTCGGGGTCGTCGTACCGGGTCCACAGCCCTTCGAGGTCGAGGACGCCCAGCCCGCCGAGCTGTCCGAGCATGATCGCGGTGCGCGGGGAGACGACCGAGTCCATCGGGGCGCCCAGCACCGGGATGTCGAACTGGAAGGCGTCGATCGTCCACGCCGTCGAGACGTCCTCCGGGTTGCGCGTGCGCCGCGAGGGCACGACCGCGATGTCGTCGAACGTGTATGCGCGGCGGGCCCGCTTGGCGCGGCCGACCTCGATCTCCATGCTCACCCGCCCAGCCTACCCGCGACGCCCGCTGCGCCGCCGATCACCAGGGCTCGTCGGCTCGGGGCGCGAGGGCGAGGACGGTGGCCTTGCCGGTCGGGAAGCAGGCGTCGAACAGCTCGGCGACCCGCGGATCGCTGTCGTAGTCGTCGGCCAGCCGCATCCCCACCAGCGTGTTGATCAGCATCCCTTGCGCGAGGAACAGCTGGGCGGACTCCGGATCGAACCCGATCTCACGCAGGAAGTCCCACACCTGCGCGAACCCGCGACGGGCGCAGGGCCCGATCACGGGGTGCGCGCCGAGGAGGAACGCATGACTGAGCGTCTGATGCAGCCCGCGGACCGCGAGCAGGTCCATGTAGGCGCGGCCGATCCTCGCCTCGAGCGGCTCGGTGCTCGGGGCGTCCTCCGTCGCGGCGCGGAAGGCGACGAGGATGCGTCGCAGCGCCTCCTGCGTCGCCTCGACGAAGAGCGCCTCCTTGCTGCCGAACAGCCGGACGACGTACGGCTGCGAGACGCCGGCCGCCTTGGCGACGTCGTCGGTCGTGGTGCCGACGTACCCCTTCGCCCCGAACACGGCGAGGGCGGCCTCCAGGATCTGGGCCCGACGCTCATCGGAGCTCAGCCGGGGCGCCTTCGTCTCGACATCCGCCATGTTGACAGGTTATCAGTCGATTACTACAGTGTCGCCATCGTAGTAATCATTCGATTACCAATTGAGGAGCCCCACGATGTCCGCATCCCCTCGACGCCGCCCGTTCGGGCTCGTCGTCGCCGCCGCCTCGCTGCCGATGTTCATGGCGACGCTCGACAACCTCGTCATGACGAACGCGCTGCCGGTGCTGCACGCCGAGCTCGGGGCGACGGTCGAGCAGCTGCAGTGGTTCGTCAACGCCTACACGCTGTCCTTCGCCTCGACGATCCTCGTCGCCGCCGCCCTCGGCGACCGCTTCGGGAGGCGCACGGTCTTCCTCTCGGGCATCGCGATCTTCGGCGTCGGCTCGGCGCTCGCGGCGCTGTCGACCGACCCCGGACAGCTCATCGCCGCTCGCGCCCTGCAGGGCTTCGGCGGGGCCGGTGTGCTTCCCCTCTCCCTCGCGCTCCTGGCCGGCGGCGTGCCCGAGAGGCGCCGACCGCTCGCGATCGGCATCTGGGGCGGGGTCTCCGGGCTCGGCGTCGCCGTCGGGCCGCTCGTGGGCGGCGCGGTGGTCGAAGGCTGGAACTGGCAGGCGATCTTCTGGATCAACGTCCCGGTGGCGGTCGTCGCGATCCCCCTCGCGCTGTTCGCGCTGAACAACGACTTCGGCGCACGGGCGCGCATCGACGTGCTCGGGGCCGTCCTCGCCGGGGCGGGCGTGCTCGCCCTCGTGCACGCGATCGTGCGCGGCAACGACGACGGCTGGTCCTCGCTCGGGGTCGTGGCCGAGATCGTCGGGGGTGCGCTGCTGCTCGTCGCCTTCGTCGCCTGGCAGGCGCGCACCCGTTCGCCGCTCGTGCCGCTGCGCCTGTTCCGGGACAGGTCGTTCTCCCTCACGAACGCGGTCGGCTTCGCCTTCAGCTTCGGCACCTTCGGGGCCGTGTTCATCCTGATCCAGTACATGCAGGTCGTGCAGGGCTCGACGCCGCTCGAAGCGGCCGTCCAGACGACCCCGTGGACGATCGCCCCCATGTTCGTCGCGCCGATCGCCGGGATCATCGCGCCGCGGGTGGGCACCCGCATCCTCATGGCCGTCGGTCTCGTGATGCAGGGGGCCGCTCTCGGCTGGATCGCGATCGTGATGTCGAGGTCCGTCCCCTACGCGGAGCTCGTGCCGCCGTTCCTGCTCGCCGGCATCGGCATGGGCCTCGTGTTCGCCCCGTCGGCGACGGCGCTCCTGGCGACCCTCCCCGGCGCCGATCACGCCTCCGCGTCGGGGGTGAACTCCACCGTGCGAGAGATCGGCGTCGCACTCGGAACGGCCGTCATGACCGCCATCTTCGTGGGCGCGGGCGGGCAGCTGCGGCCCGACCTGTACGTGGATGCCGCCCGGCCCGCCGTCGTGGTGGGCGCCGCGGTCCTGCTGGCGACCGCCGTGCTCGCCATATGGCTGCCCGCGGGGCGCGCGGCGGGGTCGGCCGCGCCGGCGACCGCCGTGCCGGACCCCGTCACGGCGGCGTGAGAACGTCGCAACACCGCACGGATGTCGCAGGATTCGGCCGGGATCGTGCGACATCCGCGTCGTTCTGCGCCTGTGGTGCTCATGCCAGGTGGAGGCGCGCGGCCACGGCACGACGGATCGTCGCCTCGACCGCTGCCCGATCGTGCACGACCTGCGCGTAGCTGAACCGCAGCACGGTGTACCCGCGCAGGCGCAGCTCGGCATCGTGCGCGATGTCGCTCGCCCGCTGCGCGCTCGAGGAGTGGTGCGCCCAGCCGTCGATCTGGATGACGAGCCGGTCGCCGATCAGCAGGTCCACCCGGCGGCCTGCGAGCACGACCTGCTGCCGCACGCGAAGCCCCCACCGGCGCAGCGGCACGACCAGCAGCGTCTCGAGCCCGGAGTCCGAGAGACCCGTCACCGCGTCGGCGAGGCGACGCGCGGCGCGAGTGGTCCAGGCGACCCGGCGCAGGTACTCGGGGGCCAGCCCCTCCACACGCGCCGCCGACTCCCAGAGAACGAGCGCCGCATCGTATGCGCGACACACCGCGACATGGGCGAGCGCGTCCTCGATCGTCGCGAGGAGCGTGCGCGGCTCGGCGGGAGCCAGCGGCACACCCCAGTGGCGTACGCCGACGGCGGTCGAGCGCGACCCCGGCAGCAGGTGCAGATGGATGCCGTCGTCGGTCGTCTCCGGCACCCACCACCCGCGCCGCCGAGCAAGCGAGACGCAGGTCACACGGGCGCCGGCGCCGGCCGCGGCACGAAGGTCGGCCGACGCGGTCGGGAGCG
It includes:
- a CDS encoding ABC transporter ATP-binding protein; amino-acid sequence: MTPGIDVIDVRRSFGRVAAVRGITLSAYPGRITGLVGPNGAGKTTLLLMLASLLQPDAGHIRIAGADPVTDPAGVRRAVGWMPDALGAWAALSARETLVYTGRLYGMPRSQAQARALALLERVGLDALQNAPARVLSRGQKQRLGLARALVHDPQVLLLDEPASGLDPQARIDLRLLLRSFADAGRTVLVSSHVLAELEEMVDDAVFVVGGQSVAAPAEPRRTRRWRLRVLGEPPTPVTVAGAAGLAPDDVAIDRDAMTLPFASEDDAAAGLARLVHAGIRVVEFVPAVGRLEQTFLDLGGAS
- a CDS encoding glycerophosphodiester phosphodiesterase family protein; amino-acid sequence: MRPLVIGHRGAPGYLPEHTRASYELAIAHGVDAVEPDVVPSRDGVLVVRHENEISTTTDVADRPEFAHLRRTRSFAGVELTGWFTEDFTWEQLSTLRCRERLPHLRPGSAAHDDEQPMLRLTDLLDLLDAAGRDIRLVLEVKHAAYFATIGLDPASLVSDAIRSAGWWGDAERLVVESFEPTVLAELRAAGLPATFVQLVEAEGAPVDLLLARGAAAPTYREMISPSGLERLADEVEGISLDKAIVLGDAGARLVADAHARGLLVYAWTARPENRFLESRFRRGEDPARFGDYAAEWTRMRDAGIDGVFVDHPDLGAAAFGRP
- the guaA gene encoding glutamine-hydrolyzing GMP synthase; its protein translation is MTEQTETSQRPVLVIDFGAQYAQLIARRVREAGVYSEIVPHTATADDIRAKDPVALVLSGGPSSVYEPGAPTLDPGILQLGIPTLGICYGFQVMAQQLGGTVANTGLREYGATDAVIANDGGVLLGGQPNEQNVWMSHGDQVAAAPEGFEVLASTAATPVAAFGNAEKCFYGVQWHPEVKHSDYGQDVLVNFLHKAAGLPADWNSGNVIAEQVARIREQVGTGRVLSALSGGVDSAVSTALVHEAVGDQLVAVFIDHGLLRKGEREQVENDYVASTGVRLITVDARETFLTALAGVSDPEQKRKIIGREFIRAFEKVQQELIAEAAAEGDPIRFLVQGTLYPDVVESGGGTGTANIKSHHNVGGLPEDLQFELVEPLRTLFKDEVRAIGRELGLPEEIVARQPFPGPGLGIRIVGEVTASRLEILRDADAIAREELTKAGLDGEIWQCPVVLLADVRSVGVQGDGRTYGHPIVLRPVSSEDAMTADWTRLPYDVLSKISNRITNEVREVNRVVLDVTSKPPGTIEWE
- a CDS encoding DUF3817 domain-containing protein, yielding MPPAPKLASFPAIRGALRFYQVCSIITGTMLLLLVAEMVVKYALGYELFAGGSGGALWWAPVVETASGHESTGDGFNLSMFILIAHGWFYVVYLFSCFRVWSLMRWQFLRFILLALGGVVPLLSFFLEAFVARAVRRYLAEREAAAAPLPQAAEHP
- a CDS encoding SURF1 family protein, which encodes MTDTPSGAAEPAEVFPPTLREVMLRPRWLAMLALCLVVAGVFAWLGQWQLARAVDTAPREEGATEQVQPIDDVVTPGAYLPEPLVGQRVSVSGTFVAGDFIVVSSRFNDNVQGFWVTGQLRRDGVAAPTSIAVALGWAATRQDADAAAAALETGLDPHAVVTVTGRLVSDEGPVAPPEADPQDLSRMSPAALLSRWHDIAGLDVYRPFLVSDATSPGLVEISSPAPQTGSGVNWLNIFYAAEWAVFAGFAFYLWYRLAKDAWEKELEELEPEGDAPRG
- a CDS encoding GuaB3 family IMP dehydrogenase-related protein codes for the protein MEIEVGRAKRARRAYTFDDIAVVPSRRTRNPEDVSTAWTIDAFQFDIPVLGAPMDSVVSPRTAIMLGQLGGLGVLDLEGLWTRYDDPEPILAEIAALPDDGATRRMQELYAEPIKPELVRDRLAEIRAAGVTVAGSLTPQRTQELYETVVAAGVDLFVIRGTTVSAEHVSSVAAPLNLKKFIYDLDVPVIVGGAATYTAALHLMRTGAAGVLVGFGGGATSTTRATLGIHAPMATAVADVAGARRDYLDESGGRYVHVIADGGVGTSGDIVKALAMGADAVMLGVALARATDAPGHGYHWGPEAHHPKLPRGRRARVAQVAPLEEILYGPAPVADGTANLIGALRKSMATTGYSELKEFQRVEVVVAPYGS
- a CDS encoding TetR/AcrR family transcriptional regulator; translation: MADVETKAPRLSSDERRAQILEAALAVFGAKGYVGTTTDDVAKAAGVSQPYVVRLFGSKEALFVEATQEALRRILVAFRAATEDAPSTEPLEARIGRAYMDLLAVRGLHQTLSHAFLLGAHPVIGPCARRGFAQVWDFLREIGFDPESAQLFLAQGMLINTLVGMRLADDYDSDPRVAELFDACFPTGKATVLALAPRADEPW
- a CDS encoding DHA2 family efflux MFS transporter permease subunit; translated protein: MSASPRRRPFGLVVAAASLPMFMATLDNLVMTNALPVLHAELGATVEQLQWFVNAYTLSFASTILVAAALGDRFGRRTVFLSGIAIFGVGSALAALSTDPGQLIAARALQGFGGAGVLPLSLALLAGGVPERRRPLAIGIWGGVSGLGVAVGPLVGGAVVEGWNWQAIFWINVPVAVVAIPLALFALNNDFGARARIDVLGAVLAGAGVLALVHAIVRGNDDGWSSLGVVAEIVGGALLLVAFVAWQARTRSPLVPLRLFRDRSFSLTNAVGFAFSFGTFGAVFILIQYMQVVQGSTPLEAAVQTTPWTIAPMFVAPIAGIIAPRVGTRILMAVGLVMQGAALGWIAIVMSRSVPYAELVPPFLLAGIGMGLVFAPSATALLATLPGADHASASGVNSTVREIGVALGTAVMTAIFVGAGGQLRPDLYVDAARPAVVVGAAVLLATAVLAIWLPAGRAAGSAAPATAVPDPVTAA
- a CDS encoding endonuclease domain-containing protein, which codes for MRRTIDELTQWLIARGGIAHRDDALRAGFAISLLRTLVRSGAAELVRRAWIALPTASADLRAAAGAGARVTCVSLARRRGWWVPETTDDGIHLHLLPGSRSTAVGVRHWGVPLAPAEPRTLLATIEDALAHVAVCRAYDAALVLWESAARVEGLAPEYLRRVAWTTRAARRLADAVTGLSDSGLETLLVVPLRRWGLRVRQQVVLAGRRVDLLIGDRLVIQIDGWAHHSSSAQRASDIAHDAELRLRGYTVLRFSYAQVVHDRAAVEATIRRAVAARLHLA